A single genomic interval of Calditrichota bacterium harbors:
- a CDS encoding N-acetylmuramoyl-L-alanine amidase codes for MAASFSHEPTSRADRLGCAGRAHPKGAPPRAPRRRELAAAGGWSETRHDRHNLVDRRKKLASVGYLVTVAFCLLSAVVSCSRPSVLRGRTICIDPGHGGTAAVDSYRVGPTGEREEWIDLRVALILRQLLEARGSKVLMTRTEDVDVPLAERARLAVAGKADVFLSIHHNATADTGVNFPVVYFHGSASENQASVMLGRHLLCALARALHRPETPLSLVSDHTIFPTAGTAVLRHSYGIPGVIVEASFFTNPEEEHRLRQPAYNRREAEAYVEGLEAFFREPMPAILAKGTRVQVDTFRVLQEAERMSPVARLWREDFLEAERLMEQGDPDALRRAYELFTRSARSFPDSYLAGDCHRQRARLLRLLGRAEEAARAQLRAEEYYVAVDCAKDPIHGEESRSFGKRN; via the coding sequence ATGGCAGCATCCTTCTCCCACGAGCCAACGAGCCGAGCCGACCGTCTCGGTTGCGCGGGAAGAGCCCACCCGAAAGGTGCCCCGCCAAGGGCCCCGCGAAGGCGCGAACTGGCTGCCGCAGGCGGTTGGTCGGAGACGAGGCATGACCGACATAATCTTGTCGATCGACGGAAGAAACTCGCCTCGGTTGGTTATTTGGTGACCGTGGCCTTCTGCCTCTTGTCGGCTGTCGTTAGCTGTAGCCGGCCTTCTGTGCTGAGAGGCAGGACTATCTGCATTGACCCCGGACACGGCGGCACGGCTGCTGTGGACTCCTACCGCGTGGGTCCCACAGGAGAACGGGAGGAGTGGATTGACCTGCGCGTTGCCTTGATCCTGCGGCAGTTGCTGGAGGCACGCGGCTCCAAGGTGCTCATGACCCGCACCGAGGATGTGGATGTGCCGCTGGCTGAGCGAGCCCGCCTGGCAGTTGCAGGGAAGGCAGATGTGTTCCTGTCCATCCACCACAACGCCACTGCAGACACCGGGGTGAACTTTCCCGTGGTCTACTTCCATGGGAGCGCTTCCGAAAACCAGGCCAGCGTGATGCTGGGGCGTCATCTGCTCTGTGCCCTGGCGCGCGCCCTCCATCGCCCGGAAACGCCGCTTAGCCTGGTGTCTGATCACACGATTTTCCCCACGGCTGGAACCGCGGTTCTGCGCCACAGCTACGGCATTCCGGGAGTCATTGTCGAGGCGTCGTTTTTCACCAATCCAGAGGAGGAGCACCGCCTGAGGCAGCCTGCGTACAATCGCCGTGAAGCGGAGGCGTATGTGGAGGGGCTGGAGGCCTTCTTCCGGGAGCCCATGCCAGCTATTCTGGCAAAGGGCACGAGGGTGCAGGTGGATACCTTTCGCGTGCTCCAAGAGGCGGAGCGCATGAGTCCGGTGGCTCGTCTCTGGCGAGAGGATTTCCTGGAAGCTGAGCGTCTGATGGAGCAGGGCGACCCGGATGCACTGCGCCGCGCCTATGAACTCTTCACGCGCTCGGCCCGTTCGTTCCCGGATTCGTATCTGGCGGGTGATTGTCATCGGCAACGGGCGCGGCTCTTGCGCCTCCTCGGAAGGGCGGAGGAAGCAGCCAGGGCGCAACTACGGGCGGAGGAGTACTACGTGGCGGTCGATTGTGCAAAAGACCCAATTCACGGGGAAGAATCGCGCTCGTTTGGTAAGCGGAATTGA